The Gillisia sp. Hel_I_86 genome has a segment encoding these proteins:
- a CDS encoding TatD family hydrolase → MMLTDTHTHLYSKEFDADRKEVIEKAIKKGISRFFIPAIDSSHTIAMYELEAQFPENVFLMMGLHPTSVKSNFEEELQFIEEQFNKRDFYAVGEIGIDLYWDKTLLKEQQTAFKHQIQLAKSKNLPIVIHCRDAFDEVFEVLESEKDDHLFGIFHCFTGNKEQALKALSYNMKLGIGGVVTFKNGGLDKFLAEIPMEHIVLETDAPYLAPAPFRGKRNESAHIEIIAQKVATLYGLCLEEVAAITTKNSKDIFGV, encoded by the coding sequence ATGATGTTAACCGATACCCACACGCATTTATATAGCAAGGAGTTTGATGCCGATAGAAAAGAAGTTATCGAAAAGGCTATCAAAAAAGGAATCAGTCGCTTTTTTATTCCGGCTATAGATTCTTCGCATACCATAGCCATGTATGAGCTGGAAGCTCAATTTCCCGAGAATGTTTTTTTGATGATGGGCTTGCACCCAACATCGGTAAAAAGTAATTTTGAAGAGGAACTGCAATTTATAGAGGAGCAATTTAACAAAAGGGATTTTTACGCCGTTGGTGAAATTGGGATAGATCTTTATTGGGACAAAACCTTGCTTAAGGAGCAGCAAACAGCCTTTAAGCACCAAATCCAATTGGCCAAATCCAAGAACCTGCCAATAGTTATACATTGCAGGGATGCATTCGATGAGGTTTTTGAAGTGTTGGAGTCTGAGAAGGACGATCATCTTTTCGGGATTTTTCACTGTTTTACGGGAAATAAGGAGCAGGCTTTAAAGGCACTTTCTTATAATATGAAACTGGGGATTGGTGGTGTGGTTACGTTTAAAAATGGAGGTTTGGATAAATTTTTAGCTGAAATTCCTATGGAACATATAGTTTTGGAGACCGATGCTCCTTATTTGGCCCCTGCACCATTTAGGGGAAAAAGAAATGAAAGTGCCCACATAGAGATAATCGCCCAGAAAGTTGCAACCCTTTACGGACTCTGTTTAGAGGAGGTTGCTGCTATCACCACCAAAAACTCCAAAGATATATTTGGTGTGTAA
- a CDS encoding retropepsin-like aspartic protease — MSSLRKLLDNKGYHRIKLKYTETNHFELVAKINEIEGNFILDTGASSTCVGFDAAAHFKLLGEESKIRAAGAGATNMLTQIASKNRIEIEGWKTKKLDLVLFDLTHVNEALVNHKAEKVHGILGADILKKGKAIIDYKNKALYLK, encoded by the coding sequence ATGTCGTCCCTTAGAAAACTGCTTGACAATAAAGGTTATCATCGCATCAAATTAAAATATACCGAAACCAATCATTTTGAGCTGGTCGCAAAAATAAATGAAATTGAGGGCAATTTTATTCTGGATACAGGCGCGTCCAGTACCTGTGTTGGTTTTGACGCGGCAGCTCATTTTAAATTATTGGGTGAAGAAAGCAAGATTAGGGCCGCGGGAGCTGGCGCCACCAATATGCTAACCCAAATAGCCTCTAAGAACCGTATAGAAATTGAAGGCTGGAAAACCAAAAAATTAGATCTGGTGTTATTTGACCTAACCCATGTAAATGAAGCTCTTGTAAACCATAAAGCCGAAAAAGTACATGGTATACTTGGTGCAGATATCCTAAAAAAAGGAAAAGCAATAATAGATTATAAAAATAAAGCGCTTTATTT